The genomic window CGCCGCATTGCCGGACCGGCTCAGGGAGGCCCAGGCCGTTTTCGATAAAACGGGCGGCGTCCACGCCGCGGGCCTTTTCAGGATCCACGACGACGGCACCTCCGAATTGCTGTGCCTTCGCGAAGATGTTGGTCGGCACAATGCGGTGGACAAGGTAGTGGGCTGGGCGCTGCGGGCAGGGATGTTGCCGCTGAAGGGGACAGTCCTCCAGGTCTCCGGCAGGGCGTCCTTCGAGCTGGTCCAGAAGGCGGCCATGGCCGGCATTCCCGTACTGTCTGCGGTCAGTGCGCCCTCAAGCCTGGCCGCTGAGCTGGCGGAGGAGTCCGGGATTACCCTGGCCGGTTTCAGCCGTGGGCACAGTCTCAACGTCTACGCAGGCCGGGACAGGATCATTGCAGAACCCGCCCAGCCGGACGCACTGTCCGTGGGGGATAGCGGCCGATCACTTGGCTATTGAGCTGGAACAACGTAGATTTTATCCATCGATTGGAAGCGCAGCGAACCCAGAACTGCCGCGCGGGCATGCACCCCAGGTGCGTGAACCATTCGTGATATCCAGCTAAAGCCCAAAGGGGAATTAATTGCACGACGACCGCCGGATCACTGAACAGCGCCTCGATCGATTCGTTCGGGAACGCATTCTTCCGGCCATTTACGGCAGGGCAATACCGCTACAGCTCAGCAGCTGGGAGGTACCCGGCGAACCTGTGCCGGCATCGGAGGCCATGCGCCAGCTCTTCACTCCCCAGGAGCATGGAGCCGCGTGGGGAAAGGCCTGGAGCACCAAATGGCTGCACCTGCAGGGTGAAGTCCCGCAGGACTGGGGCATGGCTGACTCCACGTCCGTGGAGATCATCGTGGACCTCGGCTTCAACAGCGACGTCCCCGGGTTCCAATGCGAAGGCACTGCGTGGCGGGCGGACGGCAGCATCATCAAGGCGATCTCGCCACGGAATTACCACGTCCCCCTCAAACTGCTGGGCGGCGGACACTCGGTGGATTTTTACGTCGAGGCGGCCGCGAACCCGGACGTCGCCCAGGGCTGGTCCTTTGCTCCCACCCCGCTCGGAGACAAAGCCACCTCCGGCGACGATCCCCGGTACCGCCTGGGCCGCATCGCCATGGCAGAGCTGAACGAGACCGTGTGGGAACTGAACCAGGACATCTGGACGCTCAGCGGGCTCATGCATGAACTCCCCACCGAACTTCCCCGCCGCCATGAAATCCTCAGGGCCCTGGAGCGGATGCTGGACATCATGGATCCGGACGACGTTCCCGGAACAGCGATGGCCGGCCGTGAGGCCTTGAAGGAAGTGCTGGGCCGGCCCGCCTATGCCTCGGCCCACCAACTCCTTGCCACTGGCCACGCCCACATCGACTCTGCCTGGTTGTGGCCGGTCCGGGAGACCATCCGCAAATGCGCCAGGACGTTCTCCAACGTAGTGGCGCTCATGGATGAAGATCCCGACTTTGTGTTTTCCTGCTCCTCGGCGCAGCAGATGGCGTGGATCAAGGAGTACTTCCCCGAACTTTTCGTCCGGATCCGCGAGAAGGTCAGGGCCGGCCAGTTCATCCCCGTGGGCGGCATGTGGGTGGAATCGGATACCAACATGCCCGGCGGCGAGGCCATGGCGCGCCAGTTCGTGGAAGGCAAGAGCTTCTTCCTGAAGGAGTTCGACGTCGAATGCCAGGAGGCTTGGCTTCCTGACTCGTTCGGCTACTCCGGTGCCATCCCGCAGATCGTGAAAGAGGCCGGTTCGCGCTGGTTCCTCACCCAGAAGATTTCCTGGAACAAGGTCAACAGGATGCCGCACCACACCTTCTCCTGGGAAGGAATTGACGGCACCCGGCTCTTCACGCACTTCCCGCCGGTGGATTCGTACAACGCTGAACTGCACGGCCGAGAACTGGCCCACGCAGAACGAAATTACCGGGACCACGGCCGCGGAACCATGTCGCTGGTGCCTTTCGGCTACGGCGACGGCGGCGGCGGACCTACCCGGGAGATGGTCGCGGCCGCGCACCGCACGGCGGATTTGGAAGGATCCCCGAAGGTGCGGATGGGCACCGCGAAGGACTTCTTCACCCAAGCCGAGGCGGAGTACACCAACCTGCCGGTCTGGGTGGGCGAGATGTACTTGGAAATGCACCGCGGCACGTACACCAGCCAGGCCAAGACCAAGCGTGGCAACCGTCGCAGCGAACACCTGCTGCGGGAGGCGGAGTTGTGGTGTTCCACCGCAGCGGTTCGTCTCGGTACGGATTACACCTATCCCCGCGAGGAGTTGAAGCGGCTCTGGCAACTGGTCCTCCTGCAGCAGTTCCACGACATCCTCCCGGGCAGCTCCATCGCCTGGGTCCATCAGGACGCCGAGCGCAACTACGGGGCCATTGCCCGTGACCTTGAGGCCATCATCAGTGAAGCCGCCGAGGCTTTGGTAGGCACCGGCAACACCAGCTACCTGCTCAACGCCGCACCGCATCAGCGCAGGGGCGTGCCGGCATTGGGGATCGCCGAAACCGGCGGACACGGCACCGGCGTCCAGGTGGAGGAGCCGGGCGAGGGCTTCGTGCTCGACAACGGCATCGTCCGCGCGGTGCTGGACGGGAACGGGCTGCTCACCTCACTGGTGGACCATGCCAGCGGTCGAGACGCCATAGCTCCCGGGGAGGCCGGTAACCTGCTGGAGCTGTTCCGGGACACTCCCAACGAATGGGATGCGTGGGACATCGAAGAGTTCTACCGCCGCAACGTCACGCAACTGACGCACGCGGACACCATCGATCTCGAACGTACGCCGGCCGGCGCCGTCGTGGTGGTCCAACGGAAGGTGGGCGCCTCCACCATCACGCAGCGCATCACGCTCGACGCCGGTGCCAAGTCCCTGGGAATCTCCACCACGGTGGACTGGCAGGAGCGCGAAAAGATGCTGAAGATCGCCTTCCCGCTGGATGTGAGGGCTGATCGTTCGGCGTCGGAGACACAGTTTGGCCACGTCTTCCGGCCGACGCACACCAACACGTCCTGGGAAGCTGCAAAGTTCGAAATCTGTGCACACCGCTGGATCCACGTTGCCGAGCCCGGTTATGGCGTGGCCGTCAGCAACTCCTCCAGCTACGGGCACGACGTCACCAGGGCCGTCCGCACCGACGGCGGAACCACGACGACGATCCGCACCTCGCTGCTGCGCTCGGCCCGGTTCCCGGACCCTGAAGCAGACAGGGGGGAGCACACGTTGGAGGTTTCCATCAGGCCCGGAGCTGCAATCTCCGATGCCGTCGAAGAGGGGTACAGGACCAACCTGAACCCCCGGTTCGTGACCGGCGGCCACGGGGTTGATCCTCTGGTGTCGGTCTCGAACCCGGCCATTGTGGTCGAAGCGGTGAAGCTGGCCGAGGATGGGTCGGGCGATGTGATCGTCAGGCTCTACGAATCCCTTGGTGAGCGCTCAGCTGCCACTCTCCGGCCCGGTTTCAAGACCACCGGCGTGACAGCCACGGATCTGCTGGAACGGGCTGCAGAAGCTCCTGGAGTCACTGCCGGGGAGGACTCGGCGGTGGACTTGGTGCTCCGTCCGTTCCAATTGGTCACTTTGCGCTTCGCGCGCTGATCCCAAGAGACAGCAAAACGCCGACGGCATTGCGGGGAAATCCTGCAATGCCGTCGGCGTTTGTTCGTGTTGCCGGTGCCTATTCGACCAACTCGACGTCCACTGCGTCCTTCAAGATCTGGGTCCGCAGGGGGATCACGGATTCGTAGCTCTTGATTTCGGCCGGAATCTTCTTGGAGAACACTTCCTCGACCAGAGCCGGCATTTCCTTGACACCGGACAGGTAGCGCTTGGCAGCGAAGTCGAACTCCGACCTGTTGTTCCGGATACGGGTGTTGAGGACCTTCAGCTCGTCGGCAATCTTGCGGAATTCCTCATCGGAGGCATTGCGGGCGGTGGCGTCGTCGACCTTTTGGGTCATCTGATCCTTGATCTTCACGAATTCGTTGTAGTTCTCTTCGGACTTTGCCGTGATCTCGGCGTTCGATTCAAGCTGTGCCACCCGGTTGTCCAATGTGCGGGCAAACTCGACGTAGGCCACGTTCTTGGATTCCTTGAGTTGGTCCACCGCTTCCCGGCAGGGACCTGCGGCCTGGCCGAGCAGTGTTTGGCGTTCACGAAGGGTGGCGGCTTTGGAGCCAACAAACAAGCCGTTGCAGCCGGCTCCGTCTTCCCTGAAGAGACCTTCAAACTGCGGGTATGCCTCCACCAGTCCTTCCATGTGGTCGATGAAGCCCTGGTAGGACTCTTCCAGTTGCCCCACGGCGACGCCGACACCGCCATCGGCGGGGGACTGGGCGTTCTTGACCGTGGACAGGGCCGCACGGGCGTCATTGACAGCCTGTTGGAACGCGTCCCGCTCTTTTGCGGAGTTCTTCTCCGCTTCCTCCTGGGAGGCGGGGGCGTTCCGGGCTTTCTTGTACGCGGCCAGGTAGGCGTTGGCCGCGGGCTGAAGCTTGCCCCGCGCATCCACCAACGCCGTGAGGTGTCCGTCTTTCAGGGCCTGCAGGTTTTCCTTGCGTTGCTGCCCGGAGAAGTGCGCCACAGCTATCACCGCCGCCACGGCAATGATCACCAGAACAACAGCACTGGAAACAAGGATCAGTGCAAGCCTGCGCTTCCTGGGCACCGGCGGCTGGGCGGGATCGGGTTGGGTGGGACCGGGTTGGGCGGGATCGGGTTGAGGGGCAGGCTGGGCGGGACCGGATTCAAAAGTCATGGCCTATTTCCCGTCCTTGCCTGCAGCATCAAACTGGTCAGTGCGTATCTTGAGGGCACTTTCGAGCGCTTTGTTGGATTCGTTGGCGTTGGCCACCAACTGGTTGTACTTCTCCTTCATGGCGCTCTCATACTTGGTCTGTGCCGCTGACAGGGCATCGTTGATGTCCAGCATGGCTACACCGGCCAGAGTGCGTTTGGCCAGCCGCTCAAGGTCGTCCTTGCTGTCCAGGACTTCCTGTTGCTTGTCCCGCTGTCCGCGAATGATGCCTTCCACCGCCGTCAGCAGTTCAGTTGTTTCAGCATCGGTGCCGTCCTTGGCGGTGCTCATCGCAGCAAGGCACTCATCGGCGCCTTTGACGTAATCCGCGGAGTACGACTCAGCGCCAACGTTCAGCGTGGAGTGCAGCGGCGCGCAGGGACCGCCGATGGATTCGTTGATGTTGGAGGTATCGACCACGAGTTGGTCGTTATAGGCGATCACGGCGCCGTACTGTTCCTTGAAGCGGTTGAAGGCGTCCCCGATTTCCTGTTCCTGGACTGCCGGCGAGGACGCCATCCGATCCAGCCGGTCCAGGTTGGTCCGTGACTCGCGCTTCAGGCGCTCACCATCCCGGTTGAGGACTTTCTCCTTTTCCTCCTGCTCCGCGTTTTCGGTCATCACGCTTGAGTAGCGGACCGAAAACTGGTTGAACAGGGGATCGTAGAGATTCATCGAGTTGTCCAGAATTGCCCGCTCCTTATCCAAACGGACAACATCTGCGTGCTGGACACCTGCCGGGCGGGAGAGCGCAAACCAAGTGCCGAGCCCGCCTGCCGCAACCACAGCGGCGACCACCGCGGCAATGATGATGGTACGCCGGGACTTCCTGCGGCCGGTTTCGGGTGTTGCGTCCAAAGTCTCTTCCCCCATTTCCTTGAGCCTCCTAGACGTCGTGCTGGAGCCGTTTCACAAAAAGTTTGGTGCGTTCCTGCGTGGGTGCCCGCAGGACATCTGCAGCAGGACCGCGTTCGACCACCACACCGCCGTCCATGAAAATTACTTCGTCCGCCACATGCTGGGCGAAGGCGAGTTCGTGGGTCACGATCACCATGGTCCACCCCTCTTCGGCGAGTTCCTTGATGACTCCCAGGACTTCCCCTACCAGTTCGGGGTCCAGCGCAGAGGTGGGTTCATCGAACAGCAGGAGCTGGGGCTTGAGCGCCAGGGCCCGGACGATGCCCACGCGTTGCTGCTGTCCGCCGGAGAGCTCAAAGGGGTAGGCATCGCGCTTATCGGCCAGCCCCACCCGCTCCAGAAGCCGTTCCGCCTCGGCAACGGCCTCGGCTCGTGGCCTCTTCTGGACCTGGATGGGGCCCTCGGTGATGTTTTTCAGCACCGTCATGTGCGGGAAGAGATTGTAGTGCTGGAAGACCATGGCACTGCGGTCACGCAACTCCGCGATCTCTTTCTTGCCCACCTTCGCGTTGAAGTCGATCGACAGCCCTGCGCCGCCGTCGCTGCCCCCGAAGGTGACAGTGCCGCCGTCGGGGGTTTCCAGGCCGTTCAGCGACCGCAGCACGGTGGTCTTGCCCGAGCCGGAAGGACCGATAAGAGCCACCACCTGTCCGCGGCGGATATCGATGTCGATGTCCCGCAACACCACGTTGCTGCCGAAAGCCTTCGCGAGGTTGCGGGCTTGCAGCACTGTGGCGGGGAGTGTTTCGTCAGTGGGCGACATAGCGGTCCAATCTCCTTTCCACGGCGGACTGCGCCGTGGAAAGGACCAGGCAGATGACCCAGTACACCAAGGCTGCCTGCAGGTACAGGGCCATGAACTCCTGGCTGAAAGCAGCGATCTGCTGGGCATTGCGGAACAGTTCGGTGACCAGGATCAAGGACGCCAGCGAGGTGTCCTTCACCAGGGAGATGAAGGTGTTGGACAACGGGGGAACCGAGACCCGGGCTGCCTGGGGGAGGATGATGCGTACCAGCGTCTGCGGCCGGGACATGCCGATGGTGTGGCCGGCTTCCCACTGGCCTTTGGGTACGGACAGGATGGCTGCCCGGATGATCTCCGCCGCGTACCCGCCCACGTTCAAGGAGAACGCGATAATGGCACTTGGCCAGGGATCAAGCCTGACGCCGATGCTGGGCAGGCCGAAGAAAATCACGAACAGCTGGACCAGCAGGGGAGTGCCACGGATGACGGAGACATAGAAACGGCCGATTCCGGAGAGCAGCCAGTTGGGGCTCAGCCTCATCAGTGCCACCACCAAGGCGAGCACCAGGCCGAAGGCGAATGAGGCGAGGGTCAGGGGAATGGTCCCCGTGACGGCCCCGGTGATGAGCGGGCCGAAGGAACTCCAGATGAGGTCCCAGTTCATCTATTTGGTGACGTCCGCGCCGAAGTACTTTTCGGAGATCTTCGCCAGGGTTCCATCTGCCTGGAGGTCAGCCAGTGCTTTGTCCACGGCAGAGGTGAGCTCGGTTGAGCCCTTGCGGAAGACGAGCGCGCTTTCGGTCTTGTCCGGTGCCTCCGCAGCGACCTTCAGGCCGGAATCGGGGGTGTTCTTGGCGTAATCCAAGTACGTGAGTTTGTCATTGACGGTCGCGTCCACGCGGCCTTGCTGAACCAACGTAGCGGACTGCGCCCAGCCTTCCACGGCCTGGACATTGGCGCCGGCTTCTACAGCCATCTTGTAGAAGTTGCTGGTCAGCGACTGGGCGGTTGTCTTGCCCTTGAGGTCCGCGAAGCTGTTGATGCTGGAGTTGTCCGACTTGGTTACCACCACGCCCGTGGAGACGGTGTAGGGAGTGGAGAACTCGTACTTGGCCTTGCGTTCGTCGTTGATGGAAATCTGGTTGGCAATGGTGTCGAAGCGCTTGGAGTCCAGGCCGGCGAAGATGCCATCGAACTGTGTCTCCTGGAAGGTAGCCTTGACGCCGAGCTTTCCGGCTACGGCCTGGGCCACTTCGACATCGAAGCCGGTGAGGTCGCCGGCGCCTTCTGCGTGGAAGCTGAAGGGGCGGTACGTGCCTTCGGTAGCGATCACCAGTTCGCCCTTGGACTTGACGTCCGAGAGGGACGTGTCTCCACCTGACTGCGCGGGAGTTGAACCTCCACCGCACGCTGTGAGCACGAGGGCGGCCGAGGCCAAAGTGGCGGCGATGATGGAGCGGCGGGTGCGAAGGCTGTTCATGGAGCCATCTTAGCCACCGTAAGGAGCCTTGCTGGGTGTGGGCTTCCGGTGGGCCGCAACGGGGCGTTAAAAAGGCTGAGTGGGGGCGGTCCCCAACAGCCCGCCACCACTCATCCCCCCAATTGTGATCCCATGGGCGCCACATCCACCGGAAACCCGTTCTCTGATTCCGGTGTCAGGCTGCAACCGTGTTCACACATTCATGATTGTGCCACGATCTAATGCTTTTGTGAAAGTCTTACGCTGCGAGACGTCGTTTTCGTCGCGAATACGCCTTCGAGAACCAGATTCCGGCCAGCCCAAGGGCCGTGGCCATGGCTGCGGAGTAGTTGATGAGGACCCGCAGCCAGGCCTCTGAGAAGGGGATCAACGGGAACAATTGGGAGAGCAGGAGCAGGCACAATCCCAGGAGCAACAGGGCCGAAGCCACCCGGAGCAACACCGGGGCGGCGCTGACCACCGTCCGCCAGATTGCGGGAACCAAACAGGCAGCGACGAAACCTGGGTAGAAGCGGCCCATGAAGGCATAGGCCTCCAAGGAGGGGCCCCATGTCAGACCGCTCATGCCGGCCGAAGAACCCCGGGTGTCCGTGACAACGAAGAAGTAGACGGTCAGGACGGCCACGATTGCCGCGACCGTGAGGCCAATGGGACCGCGGATGGCACGGACGGCAGACGGCGATCCGAACGCGGTGGCGATCTTGATGCCCATGAGGAAGAACGTCGCATACAGCAGGAAGCGCAGGACCAGGTTGCATACGTTCATCCCGCCAAGCCAGCCGTCAAGGACCAGGTATGGCGCTTCGATGCTGATGAAGATGCTCAAGGAGATCAGGGCGAAAATATAGAAGACCACCCTGTTCTCCCCGCGCAGTGCACTGGGTATCCGCGCCACAGTGATGGCCAGGCAGACAAGCAGCGTTATCCAGGGCAGGACGGCCGTCATCCGAGGTTCTCCCAAATTCGTTCTGTACGTTCGTGGTCTTGTTCCTGGCGTTTGAGGGTCTTTCCCATCGCCAGGAGCCGCTCGCCGGCCAAGGTGACCAGCGCGCTTTGGCTCATTCGGTCCAGCGCTTCCCGGCGGGCATTCGGTGCCCACCCGGCTTCTGCCTCAGTGATCAGTCCTCCGGCCACCAGTCCTCCTGCGGGTCCGACGCCGGCAGCCCGGGAGGTGGCGATGGCCAGTTCAGGAGGAAGCCTGTTGGCCGTCAGATGCGCTGAGAAATTCTGTGGCGCGATCCCGGTGGCTTCGCTGACCCGGTGCCGCAACTCGCCGTCGTCGATTGCGTCCACCCAGTTCCGCACCGACGTAGGGTGCGGTGGTTCAGAGAGGGGGGCCGCCGCGGCAGTGCCCGGCTCGCTGCGTTCCACTACTGCCCGGAGCAGATCAATCGTGGCCACCTGGCTGACCAGTTCGCAGGGGGTGGGCGGCACGGGTCCGCCGCGGAGCTCGGCGTAAAGGTCGAAGGTGGCCAGGGCCTGCACGGGATCCACATGGAATCCACGGCTGATGCTCACGAGCGTTGATTCAGCAACCTTGCCGCGGACCAGCTGCTGGGCCAGTGTTGTCCTTTTGATGCCGGCAATCCGGCAGACATCAGCTGTGCTGGCATCGGGCGCGACGCCGTGAAGCCAGCGCTGGAACGCCTTGGACGGTAAGGGCATGGGTAACTTTCCGGGACGGGTCGCGGGGCAGGACAGGAGCAGGCCGTAAGTGGGAGTACGAAACGATTTTACGCTGACGCCACATTGAATTATGCTTGATGCTTGAACCCGTTGGTCCGTACACCCCCCAAGTCCGGACCAACGGGTTTTTCCATGCCTGCGGGAATCGCGGCCTGAATTCCTGCGTTTCCCTGCTGGAGGATAGACACATGACAGCAACCTTGGTGGCCAAGGACCTTGCCGGTGGCCACGGCCATCGCACACTTTTTTCCGACCTCTCCCTGACCGTTGCTCCGGGCGATGTTGTGGGTGTCGTGGGCGCGAACGGGGCCGGGAAGTCCACGCTGCTCCGCATCCTTGCAGGCGTGGACCAGTCCCAGGCCGGCAGCGTCAGCCTTGCGCCGTCGGACGCTTTTGTGGGCTGGCTTCCCCAGGAACATGAGCGGACCGCCGGCGAGAGCGTTGCGGCCTACATTGCGCGCCGGACAGGCTGCGCCCAGGCCACAGTGGAAATGGAAACCACCGCAGAAGCCCTTGGCTCCGGGGCTCCTGGAGCCGATGACGCCTACTCCCTGGCCTTCGACCGTTGGATGGCCTCCGGTGCGGCGGACCTTGAGGACCGCATACCGGCTGTGTTGTCGGACCTCGGACTCGAAGTGGGCGCCGATGCCCTCATGACGGGGCTTTCCGGCGGGCAGGCAGCACGCGTGGCTCTGGCTGCCCTGCTGCTCAGCCGTTTTGACGTGGTCCTCCTTGACGAACCCACCAACGACCTTGACCTTGAAGGACTGGCCCGCCTTGAGGCCTTTGTCCAGGGCCTTCGCGGCGGCGTGGTGCTGGTATCCCACGACCGTGAATTCCTGGCCCGCTGCGTCACCACTGTGGTGGAACTGGATCTGGCCCAGAACTCGGTGGCCGTGTACGACGGTGGCTATGAGGCGTTCCTCGAAGAACGCGCCGTGGCCAAACGCCATGCCCGTGAACGCTACGACGAGTTCGCCAACACCAAGGCTGACCTCGTCTCCCGCGCACGCACCCAACGGGAGTGGAGTTCCCAGGGCGTCCGGAACGCCATGAAGAAAAACCCGGACAATGACAAGATCCGCCGCGCGGCCAGCAGCGAGTCCTCCGAGAAGCAGGCCCAGAAAGTCCGCCAAATGGAGTCCCGCATTGCCCGGCTCACTGAGGTGGAGGAGCCCCGCAAGGAATGGCAGCTGCAGTTCAGCATCGGCCAGGCACCCCGCTCAAGTGCCGTCGTCGCTACCTTGCGTGACGTCGTCGCCCGTCAAGGCGACTTCACGCTGGGACCGGTGAACCTCCAACTCAATGGCGGCGAACGGATCGGCATCACAGGACCCAACGGCGCCGGAAAGTCGACACTCCTGCGGCTGTTGCTCGGAACGCAAACACCTGACGACGGCGATGCCTCCATGGGTGCCTCAGTGGCCATCGGTGAAATCGACCAGGCACGCGGATTGCTCGACGGCGGGCAGCCGCTTGGCGACGCCGTCGAAGCGGTCCTGGTGGACTGGAACAGCGCAGATGTGCGGACGCTGCTCGCGAAGTTCGGGCTCAAGGCCGACCACACCTCGCGCACGGTGGACTCGTTGTCCCCGGGGGAGCGGACACGCGCGGCCCTGGCGTTGCTGCAGGCCCGTGGCGTGAACCTGCTGGTGCTGGACGAGCCCACCAACCATCTTGACCTCCCCGCGATCGAGCAACTCGAAGAGGCGCTGGAGAGCTATGAAGGCGCGCTGCTGCTGGTCACCCACGATCGCCGGCTGTTGGAAAACGTCCGGCTCGATTCACGCTGGCACCTGGAAAACGGCCAGGTCCAGGAACTGCACCACACCCCAAGCCAGGAGAAATAACCCATGAGCATGGACCGCGTGGCCTGGAGCTCGCTGTACAACATCACTACAGCCAAGAGCGGATCCAAGCCGTTTTCCAAGGAAACCCTGAAACGGGTCATGGCCTTTGCCGCCCCGCATAAAGGCAAGCTCATCGCCTTTGTGATCGCATCGATCGCGGGTGCTTTCCTCGCTGTTGCTACTCCGGTCCTGGCCGGGCAAGTGGTGGATGCCATCATCGCCAACGCAGGCGTGGGCACGGTCATCTGGCTCGCAGTCCTGATCGCCATCGTCGCTGTGGGTGAAGCGGGCGTAGGTTTGTTGACCCGTTGGTTGTCCTCGATCATCGGCGAGGGAGTCATTGTGGACCTCCGGACCCGGGTTTTTGACCACGTCCAGCGCATGCCCATCGCATTCTTCACCCGGACCCGGACCGGTGCCCTGGTCAGCCGCTTGAACAACGACGTCATCGGAGCGCAGTCCGCCTTTGCCGGCACGCTCTCCGGTGTGGTCAGCAACGTGGTGGCCCTTGCGCTGACTCTTGTGGTCATGTTGAACACCTCCTGGCTGGTGACCGTACTGGCCATGGTGTTGCTGCCGATCTTCCTGATCCCGGCACGGCGGATGGGTTCCAAGCTGGCTGACCTCCGCCGTGAGGCCGCCGCGCACAACGCCGCCATGGGCACGCAGATGACCGAGCGGTTCTCCGCCCCGGGGGCCACCCTGGTGAAGCTGTTTGGCCGCCCGGATGAGGAATCCCGTGAATTCGCTGACCGCGCAGGCCGGGTGCGGGACATCGGAATCCGGACCGCCATG from Arthrobacter sp. StoSoilB20 includes these protein-coding regions:
- the fdhD gene encoding formate dehydrogenase accessory sulfurtransferase FdhD, producing MGRVTQRRKVHKFVLDGSPQALEHPVRFKEDVLAVEEPLEIRLGEMSFSVTMRTPGDDFDLVAGFLVSEGIIWEPSQLISERFCAGENEDGVQTFNVVDAQLRPDVERPDTGRNVYTSSSCGICGTDSIDAVRKASHHSPKEDDVTVPVRALAALPDRLREAQAVFDKTGGVHAAGLFRIHDDGTSELLCLREDVGRHNAVDKVVGWALRAGMLPLKGTVLQVSGRASFELVQKAAMAGIPVLSAVSAPSSLAAELAEESGITLAGFSRGHSLNVYAGRDRIIAEPAQPDALSVGDSGRSLGY
- a CDS encoding glycoside hydrolase family 38 C-terminal domain-containing protein — protein: MHDDRRITEQRLDRFVRERILPAIYGRAIPLQLSSWEVPGEPVPASEAMRQLFTPQEHGAAWGKAWSTKWLHLQGEVPQDWGMADSTSVEIIVDLGFNSDVPGFQCEGTAWRADGSIIKAISPRNYHVPLKLLGGGHSVDFYVEAAANPDVAQGWSFAPTPLGDKATSGDDPRYRLGRIAMAELNETVWELNQDIWTLSGLMHELPTELPRRHEILRALERMLDIMDPDDVPGTAMAGREALKEVLGRPAYASAHQLLATGHAHIDSAWLWPVRETIRKCARTFSNVVALMDEDPDFVFSCSSAQQMAWIKEYFPELFVRIREKVRAGQFIPVGGMWVESDTNMPGGEAMARQFVEGKSFFLKEFDVECQEAWLPDSFGYSGAIPQIVKEAGSRWFLTQKISWNKVNRMPHHTFSWEGIDGTRLFTHFPPVDSYNAELHGRELAHAERNYRDHGRGTMSLVPFGYGDGGGGPTREMVAAAHRTADLEGSPKVRMGTAKDFFTQAEAEYTNLPVWVGEMYLEMHRGTYTSQAKTKRGNRRSEHLLREAELWCSTAAVRLGTDYTYPREELKRLWQLVLLQQFHDILPGSSIAWVHQDAERNYGAIARDLEAIISEAAEALVGTGNTSYLLNAAPHQRRGVPALGIAETGGHGTGVQVEEPGEGFVLDNGIVRAVLDGNGLLTSLVDHASGRDAIAPGEAGNLLELFRDTPNEWDAWDIEEFYRRNVTQLTHADTIDLERTPAGAVVVVQRKVGASTITQRITLDAGAKSLGISTTVDWQEREKMLKIAFPLDVRADRSASETQFGHVFRPTHTNTSWEAAKFEICAHRWIHVAEPGYGVAVSNSSSYGHDVTRAVRTDGGTTTTIRTSLLRSARFPDPEADRGEHTLEVSIRPGAAISDAVEEGYRTNLNPRFVTGGHGVDPLVSVSNPAIVVEAVKLAEDGSGDVIVRLYESLGERSAATLRPGFKTTGVTATDLLERAAEAPGVTAGEDSAVDLVLRPFQLVTLRFAR
- a CDS encoding amino acid ABC transporter permease, with product MNWDLIWSSFGPLITGAVTGTIPLTLASFAFGLVLALVVALMRLSPNWLLSGIGRFYVSVIRGTPLLVQLFVIFFGLPSIGVRLDPWPSAIIAFSLNVGGYAAEIIRAAILSVPKGQWEAGHTIGMSRPQTLVRIILPQAARVSVPPLSNTFISLVKDTSLASLILVTELFRNAQQIAAFSQEFMALYLQAALVYWVICLVLSTAQSAVERRLDRYVAH
- a CDS encoding amino acid ABC transporter ATP-binding protein is translated as MSPTDETLPATVLQARNLAKAFGSNVVLRDIDIDIRRGQVVALIGPSGSGKTTVLRSLNGLETPDGGTVTFGGSDGGAGLSIDFNAKVGKKEIAELRDRSAMVFQHYNLFPHMTVLKNITEGPIQVQKRPRAEAVAEAERLLERVGLADKRDAYPFELSGGQQQRVGIVRALALKPQLLLFDEPTSALDPELVGEVLGVIKELAEEGWTMVIVTHELAFAQHVADEVIFMDGGVVVERGPAADVLRAPTQERTKLFVKRLQHDV
- a CDS encoding amino acid ABC transporter substrate-binding protein, with the translated sequence MNSLRTRRSIIAATLASAALVLTACGGGSTPAQSGGDTSLSDVKSKGELVIATEGTYRPFSFHAEGAGDLTGFDVEVAQAVAGKLGVKATFQETQFDGIFAGLDSKRFDTIANQISINDERKAKYEFSTPYTVSTGVVVTKSDNSSINSFADLKGKTTAQSLTSNFYKMAVEAGANVQAVEGWAQSATLVQQGRVDATVNDKLTYLDYAKNTPDSGLKVAAEAPDKTESALVFRKGSTELTSAVDKALADLQADGTLAKISEKYFGADVTK
- a CDS encoding ABC-F family ATP-binding cassette domain-containing protein; this encodes MTATLVAKDLAGGHGHRTLFSDLSLTVAPGDVVGVVGANGAGKSTLLRILAGVDQSQAGSVSLAPSDAFVGWLPQEHERTAGESVAAYIARRTGCAQATVEMETTAEALGSGAPGADDAYSLAFDRWMASGAADLEDRIPAVLSDLGLEVGADALMTGLSGGQAARVALAALLLSRFDVVLLDEPTNDLDLEGLARLEAFVQGLRGGVVLVSHDREFLARCVTTVVELDLAQNSVAVYDGGYEAFLEERAVAKRHARERYDEFANTKADLVSRARTQREWSSQGVRNAMKKNPDNDKIRRAASSESSEKQAQKVRQMESRIARLTEVEEPRKEWQLQFSIGQAPRSSAVVATLRDVVARQGDFTLGPVNLQLNGGERIGITGPNGAGKSTLLRLLLGTQTPDDGDASMGASVAIGEIDQARGLLDGGQPLGDAVEAVLVDWNSADVRTLLAKFGLKADHTSRTVDSLSPGERTRAALALLQARGVNLLVLDEPTNHLDLPAIEQLEEALESYEGALLLVTHDRRLLENVRLDSRWHLENGQVQELHHTPSQEK